The nucleotide sequence GGAACACTTCTACATCGTTGTGCGAATTTCCATAAAGCACTTCACATTGTGATGGTCATAAGCCGGGGAATATCACTAGTCGCTTGGGTGTAGGTGCATCTGAACAGCGGCAGCTCAGGACCTAATGAGGCAGTGACTAGGGGGGAACGACCGAGAGGTTAGGTTTAGGTGTGTAAAGAATTGGGTTGGGCTTGGACCAAGCTAAAGGTATATGGGCTTTACCTTTTTCAAATTGGCTGGATATAGGTAAAATACACGTGGAAATTTCCATCTCCCTACATGTTCCACGCGGGAAGGGGACCATATGTTTTACTTCCGTTTCCGTTCCGCAAAACCCTTTTTCAGTTTCTATAATTTTCTCCGTTTCCGCTTTTTGCTGAACTACAGAGTAAATTCCACATCGTGCTCATCTCTTTTTTAATGATACCTATATTTTTAGAGTTTGCTCATCCCTATCCTTTTTCTTTTGAAGAACACTTGCTCATCTcttcaattttatttttatttttttgtgttgAGAGACGCTCATCCCTCTATCCGCGGCGCTGTCGTAATGCGGGTTATTAATGCGGATCGTTTGACTGGGCCTCGAGATATTGCTAGGCCCAGCCCATCAGGGTGAAGGAAACCGACTCCGGGTCGAATTCCAATCCACCAACCCTGCGGTTGCCAAACTCGTACGGCTCCAGGTCGAACTCGGATTTGAGGAGATCAACAGTAGTAATCCAGGCGGAGTTGGCGTAGTTCGTACGTCTGGATGCCGAGGCGAACTCGGACTATCAGGCTTAAACGCGTCCTCGCCGGTGCTAATATATAGCCTTGACTTTCCTCCGAAATCCCCAGCCATTCTTTCCTCCCTCCCTTCTTCCTTCATAATTCTCGCCCCGCCCAACAAATCGCCATGGCTCCAATCCGACGCGCCGCGCAGCGGCCGGACTTCGCGTCCCACCCTTCTGACCTCGAGCTCATCAGCACGTACCTCATCCCCTGGGTCAGCACCGGCGAGCGCCCCTGGAAGTTCGTCCACGAGGCCGATGTCTACGCCGCCACGCCGCAGGACCTCGCCCGCGCCTACGCCCCGGCCACGGCCAGCGACGGCCAGGAGAGCTGGTACTTCTTCACGTCCCTGCGGGCCAAGAGCCGCCGCGGCCAGCGCAAGGCCCGCACCGTCGGATCCGGGGACCACGGCTGCTGGCACTCGGAGCGCGCCGCCAAGCCCCTCTTCGCCGGCATCGGCCACAGCCGCCAGATCGGGTACCGCCAGGCCTTCTCCTTCGCGACCAAGGAGGACGGCCGCCTGGTCCGCTCGGGGTGGCTCATGGCCGAGATCGGCCTCAACCCCGACGCCTCCGCGGAGGAGGAGCTCGTCCTCTGCAAGGTGTATCGGAGCCCGCGCGTCGGGACAGGCCAGAGATCTACGGCGCCGGCCGCTACCGGAGTTGGACCCGTCAGGATTGGAAGGGGAAAGGCGAGCGAGGAGGACTCTACCTCGTCTGAAGAGGGGACGCCAAGGGCTGCTGGGCCCGGCTGCTATTCGGCCCAGCAGCCCGCTCGAGTCTCCGCGTCCACTTCAGGTACCCTGTCCATGGAGGAGTCCGACTCCGAGCAGGGTTCGACCAGCCGAGGCGGCGGAGTGATTGGCACGTCGCCGTCCGCCACTCCGCCTCGGGTTCCCCGTTCCAAGGCCCTTCGAGCTGCTCAGCTTCCCCGGATCCCGACGGTTCCCGCGGCGCAGCGCCCGGACTTCGCTTCTCACCCTTCGGACCAAGTGCTGATCAAGTCCTACCTCACCCCGCGTGTCGCCTCCGGCCAACACCCGTGCCAGTTCACGCACGATGTCGACGTCTACACCGCCAGCCCGGGCGCCCTCACCAGGAAGTACTCCCCGACGATGGCAAGCGACGGCGAGAAGGCCTGGTACTTCTTCACCCTCCTGCCGGCCAAGAGCGCCCACGGCCAGCGGCGGCCGCGCACGGTGGGCACCGGGGAGGGGTGCTGGCACTCGGAGGCCGGCGTGAAGCCTGTTCTCGACGGCGACCATCCGATCGGATGGCGACAGTTCTTCTCCTTCATGACCAAGGAGGAAGGCCAGCGTGTCCGGAGCATCCGGTCGGGATGGATCATGGTTGAGATCGGCCTCGACCATGGCAAAGAAGAAGGCCCCTCGGACGAGCTCGTCCTGTGCAAGGTGTACCGCAGCCCGCGCGCCGGCCCGGTGGAACCCCCAGCGGCGGCTGGACGAAAGAGGAAATCCGGCGACAACTACTCTGGCCCAGCGGCGCCCGTGCTGACGCTGGGGCCCGCGGCCGGTGCCAGGAATTCTACGGCGGCGTCGGCATCTTCCTCCGGGCACAAGAAGAGGAAGACCCACAGCAGGAACTCCAGTCCCGTGCTGAGGACCGCGCGCGGCGTCCTGAAGTTGACGAGGCCGGTGACGTCTGGGCGCAACAAGAACACCAGCGCGGACCGATGCGCTCGCTGTGGGATGGAGCCAGCGTTGTCGCGCCGCGGAACGCCCGATgctgctgccgaggaggaagaCGGCTCGGAGACGGATCTTGACGAGGACGACCCAATGACCGGCGAGTCCGGTGCACCCCATTGCCACAAAGCAGGTGAATCTTCAGGACGCGCCAGACCGTTCTACCAGTTCAAGATTTGACAACTAGATAGATGATCCCCAGTTTTCTCCTGAAACATGCTTTCCCAGCGAATTTTGTATCCACCACCAGGGGAGGGGATAGGTTTAAGTAGGGGGGAAATCCCATGGTTCTGCCTGCAATTTACTCTTCGTTCTTGGTATGCACATCGGATTAGGTACATATAGGCATTTTGGTTTTGTCAAATTGTTGTACTTCTTGGCGTATAAAGAAATCGTTCAGCAACTTGATCAGATTGTACATTAGCAGTTTTCTCAATCGCAAATAAATTGTTCAACAATGTAGCAGTTTTCTTCGATCAGAACAGAGCATTGCATTGACAGTAGCCAATATAAAGTTTTTGGCAATTGGATAATTGCAAGAGAGCATAATACGTAGTGCAACACTTGAATATACATATGAAATAATACTTGTGGAAAGCTTGCATTCAGGAAGTGCAGTGCTTCCTCACATAAGTTTCCAAGTGAAAATACGGCGACCACAATTGCAATACCTCGACAGACCACATTACAGACATTTGACCCACAGGTCTAAGAAACACGTGTAACTACACTAACATTTGGGATATTTGAGGTACTACTTGACATGAATAATTTAGACCAACGACATCATCGCAACTTAGCTCGGTTCATTTTCTTTACTCCGGAAGGTCAATCTTATTTGTTCTGACCTGTCTGCTCTAGGGATCTTGGAGCTGCAGGCAGATGGACACATCTCAGTTCAGAGCATGTTTGTAATACAAAGTTTTCCCTAATGATATAATCTACACAAACCTAATGCTGAGGTATAAATGTTCAACAGTCTGTGTTGGTAGCTGATGGTGAAAGTACATTATAAGTTGAAGTTTCAGGTTCTAACATATCCCAGGTTTCTGTCAGCCAACAGTTTATTATCATATCAGCCAAGGTTTCTGTCACTTATGGAGTTATGGTAGCCAAGAGAAACTTTGTGCATACAAGTGTTTTACCAGCCATAATATTCTAATTTAGGTTCCACTATCATCAATCACTatacatttttatttttatgtgTACAGGATTGACACTAGtggaaataaatcatatgcaacaCAATGGGAAACACAAATACAAGTACTGTTCCATATGGTAAAAACTATGCAACTCAATGGGAAACACAAATACAAGTACTGTTCCATATGGTAAAAACTGCAAATACCTATTCCAGCTGCATCAGATCCTCTCATGATTTTCAGTTTCCTGCATATTGTGGTAAACAAACTGCAAGGAAGAATTTAAGGTCAGGAATAATTGGAACTGTTAGAACTTGACTTCCATAGCCAACACATGTATGAAAGCTAAGGCAATATGACATGGAAATCAATTTCGAAAATTCACCAACAACACTTAAGTAGATTCCAGTAGCCAATTTAACATCAAGGCCACATGCATGATTTTTCACTAAAAGAAGGTAAGAGGTCGGCGCATATAAATCTATATCTCAAAACTATCTTTTCAAAGATGAGAATAAAAGTTCATGAATCCTAAATCAACATTTTTTTATTAGCAGCATATTAATAAATCTAAGCTTTCTATCCAGTGCTTGTAGGCCAGTGAAGATCCATGTGAGATTGCCTCAAATGTTTGCAAATGGCTACATAATCCGGATTGTTAATTTGGCAAACAATGGGCCTCGTACTCGAGGTTTCAGAGAGAAACAGCAACCGAGATTGAGCATCATAGATATAGCCCAATTGTGGACAGCCTGGCAGATTCGTTGCTTTCTTTCAGGGGGAAAGGAAATATAACGGAAGCTTGTTCTACGGTTAGTCTTCTTTTCCTCAAGGATGGATACAATTTTCAGTATGGGGAGAGTTGGTGACTACTAGTGCGATCAGAGATTATGAGGCAATACATGTAGATGGGAAAAAACAGTGGAGCCCTAATATCTCCCAGATAGTAAATCAATCATGATCATAGTATTTTCATAATGAGCCTCAGACCAACCTAGCAACAAGTGAATCTTAAGTACTCCTAGTAGTTCCATCTGCAATAGAGATTGAAGTTCGACGAGATTTGTATTTAAGACAGTCAAAGATATTCTGGGATTACTCCTTGAACTGGCTTCCACAGTAAATAGGAGTAGCAATTAAAAGAGCTTACTCCCATGGAAGATCACCGACAAGCATCCAGTCAGCGTCCTTGTCTTCGTATGTAAGGACGTACTCTTGATCTTGGAGGGAATCAACATTTGAGCGATTAGTGAGCCTGTCCTTGGTTGATGGTTTGCGCAGCGAGCTTTGACCTTTAGAATCAGAGATGGATGTTATTACTCAGAGATGGAGTAGTAAATTTACTCTTCCAACGTCCAGGCTTTAGCAAGTTGGCAAAGATGGAAACTACTACTAGTGGAACTGAACACCCAGGTAATAGTACCGCTGGATACGTTCAAACGCAAAGATGgaaactactactactagtagtagaagtGAACACTAACCAGTGATGAAGCAGCTGAACATCTTCTGAAGCGCCATGGAGAGATCCTCGTAGCTGGAATACATCTTGAGGTCCACCTTCCTGAGGTACGGGGCGCCATCCATGCTCACCTTGACATAGTGTGGCGCGCCGTCGTCTCCCGCCTTGGCCTTGGAGGCGCTCGCCGCCAGCGTGTTCTTCCGGTAGTTGCGCACGGGCGGCCATCCCACGACCTGCGCCCTGGGCAAGAGGAGGAAGGCCCCGTCGATCAGCAGCGGCCAGCCAACAGCGCGTCCAGTTTCAGAGGCGAATGGAATGGAATCGAATCTTACTTGGCggccggcggggcggcggagggcggcttGTCCTCGGCCCTGGCGGCGGCGGAGCACCCGCGGCGGGGGGAGGCGTCGGGGAAGGCGCGCTTGGAGGCGGCCTTGTGGGGGGCGGGGCCGAGGGTGAGCGCCGGCGCGACGTCGTCCGCGGGGCCGTCGCGGTCGCGGTCGCGGTCGGGGGACTCGGATCCCGGGAGGCCGAGGCGGAGCGTGAGGCGGGGCCCGGCCTCGGCGGCGGGGCTgggcgaggaggagcaggaggaggaggagggggtgggggcggAGAGGCCGATGTAGTCGTGCGGCTCGAGGGGCGGCGACATTGGagcgggtggggtgggggagggaggagaggttctCTTCTCTATGCTTTGGAGGGAGGCGAGTGGGGAGGGAAGGGAGTGGGAGACGACTTGTTAATAAAAGTGGCCGACCGGGAGGATTTATTTTGCCCGGGGGTTTCTTTATGCGCGGCCCTTGTCCGCTTGTCCTCTTGTCTGCTGCCGCTTGTGCGCTCTGCCAGTCGCCTCTGCCTGCCTGCGCCACCTTGTTTGTGTGCGCGCGTCTCGACGAGTAGAGTACACTTCGACCATTGTTCGGAGCAACAAGTCAAAGCAAGAGctactgctgtaatttttatttttattttagttgGGTACTGCTGTGACTATAATACTGGAGTATTATAATTCTCTTGGTTCTTCTAAATTGCCGCCATTGGATGACACTGCTTGTTAACTGTCTCAGCATCGACTAATCACACGCGCGGAGCTAGGGCCCGTCCGGCGTCCGCGCCACTGGGTGTCACAAGGGGCTTTGTCTGCTAATGGCTCCAGCTAGGAGGTGACAGCTTCCCCGGCAGAGGAAACTGTCTAGTAAATGCTTGCAGTTGCAGATGACAACCAGCGAGAAGAAGATAAAACGCGATGTTACGTTCTCTCCTAAGACATGTTGGGACGTACGTGTGATGCACGCTCGAAACCTTCTAAGGCAAGTTTGTTCTCTTCTGACCTGTTGGGCCGAAAATCACCCGCAAGTTCAGCCTAATTTGGCTCCACGTGTGGCGAACGAAATAGTCCCGGTTTGACGAGAGCGGTTGTGGGTGCCGGGCCGCAGCGCGCGTAGCTGCCGACACGAGAGCTGCCGGCCCTCCGACAGCGCCGCGGAGACGTCGCTCTCTCCCACCGCACCGCACCCGCTCTGGTTTCCCGTTCCCCACCACTACGTACAGCACAGGGCTCTCGTGCTCGGTGCCGATGCTCTGCGCCACGCCGATCGGATGAGGCGGGTCGCGCTCGCGGCCATGGATGTCGCCCCGCCCGCTCGCCGGTCGCCGTATGGTGGACGCCATGCGCACGCGCCCACCGGCGTTGCAGTGCGCCCCCCTCCCTTCCTGCTTGTAGGCTTGCCCGCGGCACTTGCATTGGACAATTTGGACGCCTCCTTGTTGAATTATGGATGGGCTTATgcccatataagacactaatccATGATTAATCTTGAGGCTCACGTATGAGATGGCaggtagtgggaagtttagtctcaccttgctagttgagg is from Triticum aestivum cultivar Chinese Spring chromosome 3A, IWGSC CS RefSeq v2.1, whole genome shotgun sequence and encodes:
- the LOC123061896 gene encoding uncharacterized protein, with amino-acid sequence MAPIRRAAQRPDFASHPSDLELISTYLIPWVSTGERPWKFVHEADVYAATPQDLARAYAPATASDGQESWYFFTSLRAKSRRGQRKARTVGSGDHGCWHSERAAKPLFAGIGHSRQIGYRQAFSFATKEDGRLVRSGWLMAEIGLNPDASAEEELVLCKVYRSPRVGTGQRSTAPAATGVGPVRIGRGKASEEDSTSSEEGTPRAAGPGCYSAQQPARVSASTSGTLSMEESDSEQGSTSRGGGVIGTSPSATPPRVPRSKALRAAQLPRIPTVPAAQRPDFASHPSDQVLIKSYLTPRVASGQHPCQFTHDVDVYTASPGALTRKYSPTMASDGEKAWYFFTLLPAKSAHGQRRPRTVGTGEGCWHSEAGVKPVLDGDHPIGWRQFFSFMTKEEGQRVRSIRSGWIMVEIGLDHGKEEGPSDELVLCKVYRSPRAGPVEPPAAAGRKRKSGDNYSGPAAPVLTLGPAAGARNSTAASASSSGHKKRKTHSRNSSPVLRTARGVLKLTRPVTSGRNKNTSADRCARCGMEPALSRRGTPDAAAEEEDGSETDLDEDDPMTGESGAPHCHKAGESSGRARPFYQFKI
- the LOC123061897 gene encoding auxin-responsive protein IAA5, with the protein product MSPPLEPHDYIGLSAPTPSSSSCSSSPSPAAEAGPRLTLRLGLPGSESPDRDRDRDGPADDVAPALTLGPAPHKAASKRAFPDASPRRGCSAAARAEDKPPSAAPPAAKAQVVGWPPVRNYRKNTLAASASKAKAGDDGAPHYVKVSMDGAPYLRKVDLKMYSSYEDLSMALQKMFSCFITGQSSLRKPSTKDRLTNRSNVDSLQDQEYVLTYEDKDADWMLVGDLPWDLFTTICRKLKIMRGSDAAGIAPRSLEQTGQNK